In the Populus trichocarpa isolate Nisqually-1 chromosome 1, P.trichocarpa_v4.1, whole genome shotgun sequence genome, TTTTAGTTTGATCTGCTGCTTCTGGTAATaattgttattcttcatcaggattttgttttcattttagtcGCCTGTATATATTGCTTTTTCATGCAAAGCACTAAAGCATATGGTCTTGTTTTTGTTAGCCCTTTTGCtgtatagttttgttttttttctttttctaggaaaaatgtttttgttttaattttctttacttGTATTCATCTTTCTTGATCGTTTTAAATGTTTgtgtcttttctttctccttgctATGGATGTTTTAAGAGCTGTATTTGTATGATTGAAGGTGTTGCTGCCCTGTTTTCCTTGAACAGAGAATCGAAGGAAAACCAAACCTaaaggctttcttttttgtcttttttttccacAACTTTTCTAGACGCTGAGCTGTTTTCAAAACCCTTTTTTGGATGTCCAGCTGGTTTCCTAATGCATTCTACGCGCAATAATCAAGCCTTTTTTTCCTCATGTTTTAGaaacaaagaaatcaaatttagaaaacaGAGCATTTCACAACTCTGTCTTTTATTACATCGATTAAGTTGCAAGTAGCTGGCATCCAAGTTGAAatgaaaacataatataaattgtGTAACCCTTTATTAATGGATTAACgttgtttgatgaatttatAGGGTAATTGGCAATGTCTGCTACTATTATCAGTGACCCTATGGTGGTCTCGGCACCAGAAACAcaagcaacagcagcagcaacgaCAGTAACAAAACTCATCGCGCAGATTGAGGTCGAGTCTGCCAAATGTGATTGCTGTGGCCTAACCGAAGAGTGCACACCGGCATACATTGAAAGAGTACGCGAAAGATATCATGGTAAATGGATTTGTGGGTTATGTGCAGAGGctataaaagatgaaattgtaagGACTGAGAGGCTTATTAGTACTGAAGAAGCAATGGCAAAGCACATGAACTTCTGCAAGAAGTTTGTTTCCTCAGGGCCACCTCCTGATCCAACCATTCATTTGATAGCTGCCATGAGACAAATTCTTAGAAGAAGCTTGGATTCACCAAGAGGTTTAAGGTCAACTCCAAGTAGTCCTACCAAAACGAAGGGAGAAAGTCGTGCTGCTGCGCTTACTAGGTCCGAAAGCTGCTTCCCTACGTTGTCTGGTTGATGTATACTAATGAGGTTCTGTGGAATGAGCGGTGATCAATAAAATGACAGTgaaaatattggaaaaaaagaaaattacatttCATTCTGATGCAAAACAAGAAAGATCAAAGGGGAAAATAATCGAAGATAGGTGCCTAATGTAGCGCTACTTGTTAGTTGTTACAGAACTTCTAGTCAGAAGCTTTTTCCTGAAACTTTTTGTTTCAGTTGTACCTGCATGTATAATCTATCTCTTATGAAACTCTGCTTCCTCTTTACCAAATTATATTTCTTAGTAATTTTGACATGTTTTGGTGTGATTAGAATAACTCGTAGATTAGTTGTTTCCATGGTTTCAAACTCTCGATGACCATTCAGTATTGATGTCTAGCCATT is a window encoding:
- the LOC18094711 gene encoding uncharacterized protein LOC18094711 codes for the protein MSATIISDPMVVSAPETQATAAATTVTKLIAQIEVESAKCDCCGLTEECTPAYIERVRERYHGKWICGLCAEAIKDEIVRTERLISTEEAMAKHMNFCKKFVSSGPPPDPTIHLIAAMRQILRRSLDSPRGLRSTPSSPTKTKGESRAAALTRSESCFPTLSG